One genomic window of Cryptomeria japonica unplaced genomic scaffold, Sugi_1.0 HiC_scaffold_193, whole genome shotgun sequence includes the following:
- the LOC131868016 gene encoding aspartic proteinase nepenthesin-1-like, with product MERSKLLGFVVLICFTIPTISCSSDRLFSGWPKSSSDENVKIRVNMTRTSERELGFSERLGLAVDRSKKRMKKIEALIRGQLDAETPVEVGDGEFLMSVVLGTPSVSFEAIVDTGSDLIWTQCKPCKDCFSQPTPIFDPSKSPTFSTIPCGDSLCAALGSTQTGCNPDCTFMYQYGDGSFTSGDLAYETLSIGSSKVKGIAFGCGHDNEGQGFSQGGGLVGLGRGGLSLISQLGSKAENMFSYCLLPITDSSSQTSPLFFGEGITLNGKALDIHPGTFDLQSDGSGGMIIDSGTTVTILDQAAYSPLKEAIQSAIDLTPVDGSSTGLDLCYHTSSAHLTLPTLVFNFKGGVDYELPADNFFIQASENLLCLAMLGEPSGNPSIFGNIQQQNFHILYNNAQNTLSFKPTKCDSL from the exons atggagCGTTCAAAGCTGTTGGGTTTTGTGGTCTTGATATGCTTTACTATTCCAACGATATCATGTTCTTCGGACAGACTGTTTAGTGGTTGGCCGAAGTCTAGCAGcgatgaaaatgtaaaaataaggGTGAATATGACGCGCACATCAGAGAGAGAGTTGGGTTTTTCTGAGAGATTGGGTTTGGCTGTGGATCGAAGTAAGAAGCGAATGAAGAAGATAGAGGCATTGATAAGAGGGCAATTAGACGCTGAAACGCCCGTTGAAGTAGGGGATGGAGAATTTCTGATGAGCGTTGTACTGGGAACGCCCTCTGTGAGCTTCGAAGCGATTGTGGACACGGGGAGCGATCTGATTTGGACTCAGTGCAAGCCTTGCAAGGACTGCTTCTCTCAGCCTACGCCAATCTTCGACCCCTCCAAGTCCCCCACATTTTCCACAATTCCCTGCGGTGATTCTCTTTGTGCCGCCTTGGGGAGTACACAAACCGGATGCAATCCAGATTGTACCTTTATGTATCAGTATGGCGATGGTTCCTTCACCAGCGGCGACCTGGCTTACGAGACATTGTCAATTGGGAGCAGCAAGGTTAAAGGCATTGcatttggatgcgggcatgacaacGAAGGACAAGGATTCTCTCAGGGTGGTGGCCTTGTGGGACTGGGAAGAGGTGGTCTCTCCCTTATCTCACAGCTGGGTTCCAAAGCAGAGAACATGTTCTCTTACTGTCTTTTGCCCATCACCGACTCTTCTTCACAAACCAGCCCCCTCTTTTTCGGCGAGG GAATcaccctcaatggtaaggcactagATATTCATCCTGGAACTTTCGATCTGCAATCGGACGGCAGCGGAGGTATGATCATCGACTCCGGAACCACTGTTACCATTCTGGACCAGGCTGCCTACTCTCCTCTTAAGGAAGCAATTCAGTCCGCCATTGATCTCACTCCTGTAGACGGGTCTTCTACAGGTTTGGATCTTTGTTACCACACATCATCCGCTCACCTCACCTTGCCAACCCTCGTCTTCAACTTCAAAGGCGGCGTGGATTACGAGCTTCCGGCAGACAACTTTTTCATTCAGGCATCTGAAAATCTCTTGTGCCTGGCAATGTTGGGTGAACCATCGGGGAATCCTTCCATCTTCGGAAACATACAGCAGCAAAACTTCCATATCCTTTACAACAATGCTCAGAACACGCTCTCTTTCAAGCCCACTAAGTGTGATTCTCTTTaa